One segment of Thermosipho atlanticus DSM 15807 DNA contains the following:
- a CDS encoding diguanylate cyclase, whose amino-acid sequence MKVIKFLRNTYIGREYLVENEKKQLKRLLEVDKKIYENIDALVLHLKMFEHLDDVLIPDEYHFNEKLELVFPYNEEKSVDLLSLKTLERDYLAYKLLEYAKNIYQTPNFNIPIFSFDDVLITRENDFKILPQLWITSNILPQENERLFIAPEFKNARVTFEESILYVIGKAILALKPSEEVKKFAEKLTEFHPKNRKMYFNLPFSKEAFIKTKFIVPVIQREELELVKNYVNNTTVKMLGIVGKQRIGKTTFINEIQMELIKEGKYVLRPIDGDDLILQILKISNELVDKEVIHEIFNCTKKERCKIDTIISLIAKVIDSLKNVVILVDDYYEAPENFKTLLLGLKSMNFKNRFIIIAASTNEFEEFEKTINLSPFDYKTIKELIKKTLENVDNIDTLTKFIFNISKGYPGLVVEILRMLIEKGILYKDFAVRKWMYDVDRLSELDVDEVLDVFNFLTREEFEKIKYLSVLGQKFTYKDIRVLEKILGINYREVIEIAQNKGIIYKEYRHYRFTLHQYWEKLYYSFDEFERKSIHLKIINEPSAGLRKDEELLKNAWHYNMIGDTIKAFVMYLKAIKFGLENFYSPSYLLKLVNDAETLLPDGRFSYSLIRFKVEIYYRLNKAVDFEIPNKELFEYWKVAAKIIELKNKEIVEYFEEDKSRLDGFGIVGSYRRKLLYYVALYNLGKINKIKLGELEKIYKSINSNSHFVNDVKVRTIILLANVVDNRDSKLAKDYLSLAEKLAKKYKLLHLLPVIYNNIAGLINNLVIATSYYDKSIKTAHEAALPNRAIIAELNKINLLLYTGETTKFFKHLYEIREELELKGLRLELANTYILETFFHIYNRDCEKGLKSVLKAKEIQETLEVEKSYLRTLILLNLFCGKYEEARDIYVRNKDKHFMKIMNFNLFVDVVLSNEEDFRKNWNAFKNSSTFLWQEEMYALVGDKIAKVDAENFFEILKRLESDYATQNLRLSLAMLYEGLAKYYKTINKEYKFRSYLTKSYNLYKELGFENYSRMLREFHKDLLKEVEEIELLREMNKGFLGSKNFSKALERCDFALSLLEELRAIEVVEDPQNILNYFAGKIYKEFPVTELSIRISDKRIQQDFTFSSLDNELKLMEKEDVLQSSPFLVKISDKIDKFLEYSIILSNKSLYIDKKALMGILKKFEVLEYSFVTVIKSIIARLRSLIDPLTKLYTRYFVNEKLEQIFVQSKRFNMNFSVVMCDVDHFKLINDKYGHLMGDEVLKQVANVLKENLRKSDVLGRFGGEEFIILLPNTTSEVAREISERLRRKIEELNEFPQKITLSFGVASYPQTMVETPTELIGYADDALYKAKELGRNRVIVFGENL is encoded by the coding sequence ATGAAAGTTATTAAGTTTTTAAGAAATACTTATATTGGTCGAGAATATCTTGTTGAGAATGAGAAAAAACAGTTAAAAAGATTGTTAGAAGTAGATAAAAAAATATATGAAAATATAGATGCATTGGTTTTGCATTTGAAGATGTTTGAACATCTTGATGATGTTTTGATTCCTGATGAGTATCACTTTAACGAAAAGTTAGAACTTGTCTTTCCTTATAATGAGGAAAAAAGTGTAGATTTGCTTTCTCTTAAAACACTGGAAAGAGATTATTTGGCGTATAAATTATTAGAATATGCGAAGAATATATATCAAACTCCTAATTTTAATATACCCATTTTTTCTTTTGACGATGTTTTAATCACTAGAGAAAACGATTTTAAAATTCTACCTCAGCTTTGGATAACTTCTAATATTTTGCCGCAAGAAAATGAAAGATTGTTTATAGCTCCAGAATTTAAAAATGCAAGAGTCACTTTTGAAGAGTCAATTTTATATGTAATTGGAAAAGCAATTCTTGCTTTGAAACCTTCAGAAGAAGTAAAGAAGTTTGCAGAAAAATTGACTGAATTTCATCCAAAAAACAGAAAAATGTATTTCAATCTTCCTTTTTCAAAGGAAGCTTTTATAAAAACGAAATTTATTGTTCCAGTAATTCAAAGAGAAGAGCTAGAATTGGTAAAAAATTATGTTAATAACACAACTGTTAAAATGTTAGGAATAGTTGGAAAACAAAGAATTGGTAAAACTACTTTTATAAACGAAATTCAAATGGAGTTAATAAAAGAAGGAAAGTACGTTTTAAGGCCGATTGATGGGGATGATTTGATACTTCAAATTTTGAAAATTTCTAATGAATTGGTTGATAAAGAGGTTATTCATGAAATTTTTAATTGTACCAAGAAAGAAAGATGTAAAATAGATACAATTATTTCATTGATTGCTAAAGTTATAGATTCTTTAAAAAATGTTGTGATTCTTGTTGATGATTATTATGAAGCTCCAGAAAATTTTAAAACTTTACTGTTGGGTTTGAAATCAATGAATTTTAAAAATCGTTTTATAATTATTGCTGCATCAACAAATGAATTTGAAGAGTTTGAAAAGACTATCAATTTATCACCTTTTGATTATAAAACAATTAAAGAATTGATTAAGAAAACTTTGGAAAATGTTGATAATATAGATACACTCACAAAGTTTATTTTTAACATCTCTAAGGGTTATCCAGGTTTGGTAGTTGAAATACTGAGAATGTTAATTGAAAAAGGAATTTTGTACAAAGATTTCGCTGTAAGAAAATGGATGTATGATGTGGATAGGCTTTCTGAATTAGATGTTGATGAAGTACTAGATGTATTTAATTTTTTGACTCGCGAAGAGTTTGAAAAGATAAAATATTTATCAGTTTTAGGACAGAAATTCACATATAAAGATATTAGAGTTTTAGAGAAAATACTTGGGATAAATTATCGTGAGGTTATCGAAATTGCTCAAAACAAAGGGATAATTTATAAAGAATATCGCCATTATAGATTTACTTTACATCAATATTGGGAAAAGTTGTATTATTCGTTTGATGAGTTTGAAAGAAAAAGTATTCATTTGAAGATAATAAATGAACCTTCTGCTGGTTTGCGTAAAGATGAGGAATTATTAAAAAATGCTTGGCACTATAATATGATTGGTGATACCATCAAGGCTTTTGTAATGTACTTAAAAGCTATCAAATTTGGATTGGAGAATTTTTATTCTCCTAGTTACCTTTTGAAATTAGTAAATGATGCGGAAACTCTTCTACCAGATGGAAGATTTTCTTATTCTTTAATAAGATTTAAAGTTGAAATTTATTACAGGCTGAACAAGGCGGTTGATTTTGAAATTCCAAACAAAGAGTTGTTTGAATATTGGAAAGTTGCAGCAAAAATAATCGAATTGAAGAATAAGGAAATAGTAGAATATTTTGAAGAGGATAAATCACGTTTAGACGGATTTGGTATTGTCGGTAGCTATAGAAGAAAGTTATTATATTATGTAGCTCTTTATAATTTAGGAAAGATAAACAAAATTAAGTTAGGTGAGCTTGAAAAAATATATAAAAGTATAAATTCTAATTCGCATTTTGTAAATGATGTAAAAGTAAGAACAATAATCCTTTTAGCTAATGTTGTAGATAATAGAGATAGCAAATTGGCAAAAGATTATTTAAGTTTAGCTGAAAAGTTAGCTAAAAAGTATAAGTTATTGCATTTACTTCCGGTGATTTACAATAATATAGCTGGCCTTATTAATAATTTAGTGATAGCAACTTCGTATTATGATAAATCAATAAAAACAGCGCATGAAGCTGCTCTCCCCAATAGAGCAATTATTGCAGAATTAAATAAGATAAATCTTCTTTTGTATACTGGAGAAACAACTAAATTCTTCAAACACTTATATGAAATTCGTGAAGAATTAGAATTAAAAGGATTAAGGCTGGAATTGGCTAACACGTATATTTTGGAAACATTTTTTCATATTTATAATAGGGATTGTGAAAAAGGTCTTAAGTCGGTTCTTAAAGCAAAAGAAATTCAAGAAACTTTGGAAGTGGAGAAATCATATTTAAGAACACTTATATTGTTGAACTTATTCTGTGGCAAATATGAAGAAGCGAGAGATATTTATGTTCGGAACAAAGATAAGCATTTCATGAAGATCATGAACTTTAATTTATTTGTTGATGTTGTATTATCAAATGAAGAAGATTTTAGAAAGAATTGGAATGCATTTAAAAATTCGTCAACATTTTTATGGCAAGAAGAAATGTATGCATTAGTTGGAGATAAAATTGCCAAGGTAGATGCCGAAAATTTCTTTGAGATATTAAAAAGGTTAGAAAGTGATTATGCTACTCAGAATTTGAGATTATCTCTTGCTATGTTATATGAAGGATTAGCAAAATACTATAAAACTATTAATAAAGAATACAAATTTCGAAGTTATTTAACTAAATCATATAATTTGTATAAAGAACTTGGCTTTGAAAATTATTCAAGAATGTTAAGAGAATTTCATAAAGATTTATTAAAAGAAGTAGAAGAAATAGAACTTCTTAGAGAAATGAATAAAGGCTTTTTGGGTTCTAAGAACTTTTCTAAAGCACTTGAAAGATGTGATTTTGCTTTAAGCTTACTTGAAGAATTGAGGGCAATTGAGGTAGTTGAAGATCCTCAAAATATTTTGAATTATTTTGCGGGAAAAATATATAAGGAATTTCCAGTGACGGAACTTTCAATTCGTATTTCCGATAAAAGAATTCAACAAGATTTTACTTTTTCTAGTTTAGATAATGAGTTAAAACTAATGGAAAAAGAGGATGTTTTGCAAAGTTCTCCATTTTTAGTGAAAATTTCAGATAAAATAGATAAATTTCTTGAATATAGTATAATTTTATCTAACAAATCATTGTACATTGATAAAAAAGCTTTGATGGGTATTTTAAAAAAGTTTGAAGTATTAGAATATTCTTTTGTAACAGTAATTAAAAGTATTATAGCTAGACTTAGGAGTCTAATTGATCCCTTAACAAAGTTATATACCAGGTATTTTGTCAATGAAAAATTGGAGCAAATTTTTGTTCAAAGTAAAAGATTCAATATGAACTTTTCAGTTGTTATGTGTGATGTTGATCACTTTAAGTTAATAAATGATAAATACGGACATTTAATGGGGGATGAAGTTTTAAAACAGGTAGCGAATGTTTTGAAAGAAAATCTCAGAAAAAGCGATGTATTAGGAAGATTTGGTGGAGAAGAGTTTATAATTCTTTTGCCAAACACAACTTCTGAAGTTGCCCGTGAAATTTCAGAAAGATTAAGACGTAAGATAGAAGAGTTAAATGAATTTCCACAAAAAATTACGTTGAGTTTTGGTGTAGCATCGTATCCCCAAACAATGGTAGAGACACCAACTGAGCTTATTGGATATGCAGATGATGCTCTTTATAAAGCCAAAGAACTTGGAAGAAATAGGGTGATTGTCTTTGGAGAAAATCTTTGA